The DNA region GGCGGCGCCGTCTTCCAGAGCGTCTCCCGCAACCCGCTGGGCAGCCCCGACGTGCTCGGTTTCGGCCAGGGGTCCGCCGTCGGCGCCCTCGTCGTGATCGTGCTCCTGGGCGGCGGGGCCACCGAGGTCGCAGCCGGCGCCGTGGGCGGCGGCATCCTGACGGGGGCCGCCGTCTACCTGCTGGCCTGGAAGAAGGGCGTGCACGGGTACCGGCTCGTCCTCGTCGGCATCGGGGCGGCCGCGATGCTCACCGCCGCCACCCACTACCTGATCACCAAGGCCGACCTCGTCGACGCCACCCGTGCCGTCGTCTGGATGACCGGCTCCCTGGACGGCAGGGACTGGGCGCAGGTCTGGCCCCTGCTCGCCGTCTGCGCGGTCCTCCTCCCCGTGGTCCTGGGGCACGGCCGGGCGCTGCGCATGATCGAGATGGGGGACGACGCCGCACACGCCCTGGGCGTACGGGTGGAACGCACCCGGCTCCTCGTGCTTGGCTGCGCCGTGCTGCTCGTCGCGGTCGCCACCGCCGCCGCGGGCCCGATCGTGTTCGTGTCCCTCAGCGCCCCGCAGGTGGCCCGGCGGCTCACCCGCGCGCCGGGCCCCAACCTGGCCGCGTCGGCAGCCGTGGGCGCGGCCCTGCTGCTCGTCGCCGACTGGACGGCGATGAACGCCTTCGGCGACCGCCAGCTCCCGGTGGGCGTGGTCACCGGCGTGATCGGCGGCTGCTACCTGCTGTGGCTGCTGGTCTCCGAGCGCAGGGCGGGCCGCATATGAGATCCGGTACCCCGGCGACCGCGCCGGACGGCGACACCGCGCAGACGAACCCACTCGACTCCGGGAGCACGACCATGCAGCGCCTCACCGCAGACTCGGTGACCCTCGGCTACGACCGGCGGATCATCGCCGAGAACCTCTCGGTCGAAATCCCCGACAACTCCTTCACGGTGATCGTCGGCCCCAACGCCTGCGGGAAGTCGACCCTGCTGCGCGCGCTCTCCCGGATGCTGAAACCCAGCGGGGGAGAGGTGCTGCTGGACGGGCGGTCCATCCACCGGATGCCCGCCAAGAAGGTCGCCAGGACGCTGGGCCTGCTGCCCCAGTCCTCCGTGGCCCCCGACGGCATCACGGTCGCCGACCTCGTCTCGCGCGGCAGGTACCCGCACCAGGGACTGCTGCGCCAGTGGTCGCCCGAGGACGAGCGGATCGTCGTCGAGTCCATGGCCTCCACCGGCGTCGGCGAGCTCGCCGACCGTTACGTCGACGAACTCTCCGGCGGCCAGCGCCAGCGCGTCTGGATCGCCATGGCGCTCGCCCAGCAGACCCCGCTCCTGCTCCTGGACGAGCCGACGACGTACCTCGACATCCAGCACCAGATCGACGTGCTCGACCTCTGCGCCGAACTGCACGAGGCCGAGGGGCGCACGCTCGTCGCCGTGCTGCACGACCTGAACCACGCCGCCCGGTACGCGACCCACCTGATAGCCATGCGTCAGGGCGAGATCATCGCCGAGGGCGCGCCCGTCGACATCGTCACCGCCGAGCTCGTCGAGCGGGTCTTCGGGATGCGCTGCCAGGTCATCGACGACCCGGAGACGGGCACCCCGCTGGTGGTGCCGGCCGCCCGCAGGAAACGGGCGGGGGCCACCGCCTGAGCCGGCGGCGTTTCAGAGGAGGGACTTGAGTTTCAGCAGGTCGCGGAAGCCCGCCTCCAGCCGGACACGCCCCGAGGCCCAGGCCTTCGCGAAGTTCAGCTCGCCGTCCACCATCGCCACCAGGTCGTCCCCGGCCATCGCGAGCCGGATCTGCGCCTTCTCGCGGGGTGGGCCGTCGTACGTGTCGAGCACCTGGATCCGGCCGTTCGCCAGCCGTCCGGCGAACGTGCCGTCGAGATCCGTGATGTGGCAGCTCAACGAGCGGTCGAGGGCAGCAGCGCTGCGTACGTCGCCGTCGGCGCCCGCCAGGGTGCCGGAAAGTGTGTCGAGTGCGCTGCGGCACTCCGCCATGGTCGCCATCGTCACCGACGGTACACCGGCCCTTCGGGGTAGCGTTCCGGCATGAGCGACTGGATGCCGGAGCCGGGGACGGTGCGGGAGGACGTGGCGGACGACGTCGCCGCACCGCCCGCCGCGCCCGAGACGCCTTCCTTCGACCCCGCGCCGCCCGCCCCGATCGGTGTCGCGCGCACCCCCACCGGCCACGCCGGGGTGGACGCCCGGCTGGAGCGGCTGGCCGACGCCGACCACCTCCCGGCGGACGGCCACACGGAGGTGTACGAGGATGTACACCGTGGGCTGCGTGACCAGCTGACCGAGCTGGACGCCCGGCCCGCACCCGCACCGACGCCCGCGCACGACAACAGGAGCTGAACCGAACGTGGCAGGAGTGGCACGTCGCCGCCTCGACGCCGAGCTGGTACGCCGCAAGCTGGCCCGCTCACGCGAGCACGCGAGCCAGCTGATCGCAGCGGGGCGGGTGACCGTCGGCGGCAGCGCCGCGACCAAGCCCGCCACCCAGGTCGAGACGAGCGCGGCAGTCGTCGTCCTGAAGGACGACAGCGACCCCGAGTACGTCTCGCGCGGAGGGCACAAACTCGCGGGCGCCCTCGCCGCCTTCGTGCCCCTGGGGCTGGAGGTGGAGGGGCGGCGGGCGCTGGACGCCGGGGCGTCGACCGGCGGCTTCACCGACGTGCTGCTGCGGGCCGGCGCCGGCCATGTCGTCGCCGTCGACGTCGGCTACGGGCAGCTCGCCTGGTCCCTGCAGTCCGATGAACGCGTCACCGTCAAGGACCGTACCAACGTACGGGAACTGACGCTGGAGCAGATCGACGGGAAGGCGGTGGATCTCGTGGTCGGCGACCTGTCGTTCATTCCGCTCGGCCTGGTGCTGCCCGCCCTCGCGCGCTGCTCCGCCCCCGATGCGGACCTGGTCCTCATGGTCAAGCCGCAGTTCGAGGTGGGTAAGGAGCGCCTGGGCAGCGGCGGTGTGGTCCGCAGCCCCGAACTGCGGGCCGAGGCGGTACGGGAGGTGGCGCGGCGGGCGGGTCTGCTGGGTCTCGGCGTCCGGGGGGTCACGGCGAGTCCGTTGCCCGGGCCTTCGGGAAATGTCGAGTACTTTCTGTGGCTGCGGGCCGGAGCACCTGAACTGGATCCCGCGGATGTCGACCGTGCAGTGGCGGAGGGGCCTCGTTGACGACGCATGCGGCACAACCCGGGAACGCGGAACGCACTGTCTTCCTGCTGGCACACACCGGCCGCCCGGCGGCCATCCGTAGCGCCGAGCTGGTCGTCCAGGGCCTGCTGGCGCACGGCCTGGGGGTGCGGGTGCTGGCCGTGGAGGCGGCCGACCTCCCGCTGCCCCCGTCCGTGCAGACGGTCACGGACGCCACCCCGGCGGTCCTGGACGGCTGTGAGCTCCTGATCGTGCTCGGGGGCGACGGCACGCTGCTGCGGGGCGCCGAGATCTCCCGGGCCTCCGGCGTACCGATGCTCGGTGTCAACCTGGGCCGTGTGGGCTTCCTCGCCGAGGCGGAGCGCGACGACCTCGACCAGGTCGTCGACCGGGTCGTCACCCGGGCCTACCAGGTCGAGGAGCGGATGACGCTCGACGTCCTCGTCCACAGCAACGGCGACGTCGTGCACACCGACTGGGCCCTCAACGAGGCGGCCGTGCAGAAGGTGTCGCCCGAGCGGATGCTGGAGGTCGTCCTCGAGATCGACGGCCGGCCGGTCACCGGGTTCGGATGCGACGGCATCGTCTGCG from Streptomyces sp. B1I3 includes:
- a CDS encoding iron chelate uptake ABC transporter family permease subunit, whose amino-acid sequence is MKAAQDTTRTVRAVRTTGGYSFRVDSRAFLVIALLVVAALAAAVVLIGSGDYSMSPGEVLTTLSGNGTFQQEFVVTELRLPRVLVGLLVGAALGVGGAVFQSVSRNPLGSPDVLGFGQGSAVGALVVIVLLGGGATEVAAGAVGGGILTGAAVYLLAWKKGVHGYRLVLVGIGAAAMLTAATHYLITKADLVDATRAVVWMTGSLDGRDWAQVWPLLAVCAVLLPVVLGHGRALRMIEMGDDAAHALGVRVERTRLLVLGCAVLLVAVATAAAGPIVFVSLSAPQVARRLTRAPGPNLAASAAVGAALLLVADWTAMNAFGDRQLPVGVVTGVIGGCYLLWLLVSERRAGRI
- a CDS encoding ABC transporter ATP-binding protein, encoding MQRLTADSVTLGYDRRIIAENLSVEIPDNSFTVIVGPNACGKSTLLRALSRMLKPSGGEVLLDGRSIHRMPAKKVARTLGLLPQSSVAPDGITVADLVSRGRYPHQGLLRQWSPEDERIVVESMASTGVGELADRYVDELSGGQRQRVWIAMALAQQTPLLLLDEPTTYLDIQHQIDVLDLCAELHEAEGRTLVAVLHDLNHAARYATHLIAMRQGEIIAEGAPVDIVTAELVERVFGMRCQVIDDPETGTPLVVPAARRKRAGATA
- a CDS encoding SCP2 sterol-binding domain-containing protein — encoded protein: MATMAECRSALDTLSGTLAGADGDVRSAAALDRSLSCHITDLDGTFAGRLANGRIQVLDTYDGPPREKAQIRLAMAGDDLVAMVDGELNFAKAWASGRVRLEAGFRDLLKLKSLL
- a CDS encoding TlyA family RNA methyltransferase produces the protein MAGVARRRLDAELVRRKLARSREHASQLIAAGRVTVGGSAATKPATQVETSAAVVVLKDDSDPEYVSRGGHKLAGALAAFVPLGLEVEGRRALDAGASTGGFTDVLLRAGAGHVVAVDVGYGQLAWSLQSDERVTVKDRTNVRELTLEQIDGKAVDLVVGDLSFIPLGLVLPALARCSAPDADLVLMVKPQFEVGKERLGSGGVVRSPELRAEAVREVARRAGLLGLGVRGVTASPLPGPSGNVEYFLWLRAGAPELDPADVDRAVAEGPR
- a CDS encoding NAD kinase gives rise to the protein MTTHAAQPGNAERTVFLLAHTGRPAAIRSAELVVQGLLAHGLGVRVLAVEAADLPLPPSVQTVTDATPAVLDGCELLIVLGGDGTLLRGAEISRASGVPMLGVNLGRVGFLAEAERDDLDQVVDRVVTRAYQVEERMTLDVLVHSNGDVVHTDWALNEAAVQKVSPERMLEVVLEIDGRPVTGFGCDGIVCATPTGSTAYAFSAGGPVVWPEVEALLMVPISAHALFAKPLVTSPTSVLAVEVQPHTPHGVLWCDGRRTVELPAGARVEVRRGAVPVRLARLHQASFTDRLVAKFALPVQGWRGAPH